The following coding sequences are from one Lolium rigidum isolate FL_2022 chromosome 6, APGP_CSIRO_Lrig_0.1, whole genome shotgun sequence window:
- the LOC124664939 gene encoding protein BZR1 homolog 2-like, translating into MDPGGGGGGDGGFGAAGGAAGRMPTWRERENNKRRERRRRAIAAKIFSGLRAHGGYKLPKHCDNNEVLKALCNEAGWVVEQDGTTYRKGCRPAERMDAIGCSVSPSPCSSYQPSPRASYNASPTSSSFPSGASSPFLPQSNGMVNGVDASPILPWLQTFSTSNHSNKRPHLPPLMIHGGSISAPVTPPLSSPTARTPRMKTDWDEPPIQPPWHGSNSPCVVNSTPPSPGRQMVPDPAWLAGIQISSTSPSSPTFSLMSSNPFSVFKEAIPAPGNGSSRMCTPGQSGTCSPVIPGMMARHPDVHMMDVVSDEFAFGSSTNGGAQQAPGLVRAWEGERIHEDSGSDDLELTLGSSRKRSC; encoded by the exons ATGGAcccgggtggaggcggcggcggcgatggcgggttCGGCGCGGCGGGGGGCGCGGCGGGCAGGATGCCCACGTGGCGGGAGCGCGAGAACAACAAGCGCAGGGAGCGCCGGCGCCGCGCCATCGCGGCCAAGATCTTCTCCGGCCTGCGCGCGCACGGAGGGTACAAGCTGCCCAAGCACTGCGACAACAACGAGGTGCTCAAGGCGCTCTGCAACGAGGCCGGCTGGGTCGTCGAGCAGGACGGCACCACGTACCGCAAG GGATGCAGACCTGCAGAACGCATGGACGCAATAGGGTGCTCCGTATCACCGAGCCCATGTTCCTCTTACCAGCCGAGCCCGCGGGCATCATACAACGCGAGCCCTACTTCGTCTTCGTTCCCGAGCGGCGCATCTTCCCCGTTCCTCCCTCAATCTAACGGCATGGTAAACGGTGTCGATGCCAGCCCTATCCTACCTTGGCTCCAAACTTTCTCCACTTCTAACCATTCAAACAAGCGCCCTCATCTTCCACCGCTGATGATCCACGGTGGCTCTATCAGCGCCCCGGTGACTCCTCCGCTAAGCTCACCGACCGCGCGCACCCCTCGCATGAAGACCGACTGGGacgagccgccgatccagcctccATGGCATGGTTCAAACAGTCCGTGCGTGGTCAACTCCACCCCACCGAGCCCTGGGCGTCAAATGGTTCCTGATCCAGCTTGGCTAGCTGGTATCCAGATCTCATCAACGAGCCCTTCATCGCCTACTTTCAGCCTCATGTCATCTAACCCATTCAGCGTCTTCAAAGAAGCGATCCCTGCCCCCGGCAATGGCTCGTCGAGGATGTGCACACCTGGGCAGAGCGGCACATGCTCTCCTGTGATCCCCGGCATGATGGCGCGGCACCCGGACGTTCACATGATGGATGTGGTCTCCGATGAGTTTGCGTTCGGAAGCAGCACCAACGGCGGCGCTCAGCAGGCCCCTGGACTGGTGAGGGCGTGGGAGGGCGAGAGGATCCACGAGGACTCTGGATCGGACGACCTGGAGCTCACGCTGGGAAGCTCCAGGAAGCGGAGCTGCTGA